A part of Onthophagus taurus isolate NC chromosome 7, IU_Otau_3.0, whole genome shotgun sequence genomic DNA contains:
- the LOC111420299 gene encoding esterase FE4-like, translating to MLPPINYVLFSLLTFFVVGSSSEEIELTIPDGTLIGRVRYDHFGKEFYSFQSIPFAKPPVGHLRFKDPVENEPWLGIRDATQDVPQCVQISGLNIVGQEDCLYLNVDTPNLHKNESNLLPVIVFIHGGGFTSGSARDVIYGPEFLITEDIVLVKLNYRLNMFGFFSLDDPSFGAPGNAGLKDQRLGLEWVQKNIEYFGGDPDQVTIYGQSAGSASVHLHVLSPQSKGLFSKAIMQSGVATSPTTTGVRNNGLYLAQVLGVTTDDDTEMFLTLQYLPPQFIIQGFLLLSQIYPMRFNIPIVEKHKETAFLPDNPLKILREGNYNKVPMMIGYTDAEGIFYEQSIRNLTGESQPVTDFFAFVPNELGILPGTPEALELAEEIKEFYQGGVEISPDYMLPSINIITDTMFAFPARRAAVEHVKNNEYPVYFYRFSADTELNVVKRMDSISMEFLGAAHADDIGYLFKTVISPEILNGSVEDIALQRVNGIWGSFAKYSHPLIEGDRWEPVVDGVLNYMDIGTYRDISGVNPDEERMGFWLDIFERFGVL from the exons atgttgccACCAATTAATTACGTTCTATTTTcattgttaacattttttgttgttggttCCTCTTCGGAAGAAATAGAGTTAACAATACCAGATGGCACATTAATAGGTCGAGTAAGATATGATCATTTTGGAAAGGAATTTTACAGTTTCCAAAGTATACCATTTGCAAAACCACCGGTAGGACATCTTAGATTTAAAGACCCAGTTGAGAACGAACCATGGCTTGGAATTAGAGATGCCACCCAAGATGTACCCCAATGTGTGCAAATTTCAGGTTTAAATATAGTCGGACAAGAAGATTGCTTGTATTTGAACGTTGACACTCCGAATTTGCacaaaaatgaatcaaatcTTTTACcggttatagtttttatacaCGGAGGTGGTTTCACGAGTGGATCTGCACGAGATGTCATTTACGGACCTGAATTTTTAATCACCGAAGATATCGTtttggttaaattaaattatagaCTTAATATGTttg gttTCTTTAGTTTGGATGACCCTTCTTTTGGAGCTCCTGGAAATGCTGGTTTGAAAGATCAAAGATTAGGTTTGGAATGGGTTCAAAAAAACATAGAATATTTCGGTGGTGATCCAGATCAAGTAACAATTTATGGTCAAAGTGCCGGTAGTGCTAGTGTACACCTTCATGTCCTTTCACCGCAATCCAAAGGATTATTTTCTAAGGCAATTATGCAAAGTGGTGTGGCAACTAGTCCTACGACGACGGGTGTTCGAAATAACGGATTATATTTGGCTCAAGTGTTAGGAGTAACCACCGATGATGATACGGAAATGTTTCTGACTCTTCAATATCTTCCACCTCAATTTATTATCCAAGGATTTTTACTTCTATCTCAA atttatccCATGCGTTTTAATATACCAATTGTAGAAAAACACAAAGAAACAGCTTTCTTACCGGATAATCCACTGAAAATTCTTCGAGAaggaaattataataaagtacCAATGATGATTGGGTACACAGACGCGGAAGggattttttatgaacaaTCCATTCGAAATTTAACGGGAGAATCCCAACCAGTCActgacttttttgcttttGTCCCTAATGAGTTAGGAATTTTACCAGGGACACCAGAAGCGCTTGAATTGGcggaagaaataaaagaattttatcaAGGCGGTGTTGAAATTAGCCCTGACTACATGTTACCTtcgattaatattattacagaTACAATGTTTGCTTTTCCAGCTAGAAGAGCTGCTGTTgaacatgttaaaaataatgaatatcccgtttatttttatcgattttccGCCGATACTGAATTAAACGTTGTAAAGCGGATGGATTCGATTTCGATGGAATTTCTAGGTGCTGCTCATGCAGATGATATaggatatttatttaaaacggtTATATCACCAGAAATTCTTAACGGTTCTGTAGAAGATATTGCCCTCCAACGTGTTAATGGAATATGGGGCAGCTTTGCTAAATATTCACATCCTTTAATAGAGGGTGATCGTTGGGAACCGGTTGTTGATggagttttaaattatatggATATTGGGACATATAGAGATATTTCCGGAGTTAATCCTGATGAAGAAAGAATGGGTTTTTGGTTGGATATTTTCGAACGATTTGGTgttctataa